In Oncorhynchus masou masou isolate Uvic2021 chromosome 10, UVic_Omas_1.1, whole genome shotgun sequence, a single genomic region encodes these proteins:
- the LOC135547456 gene encoding centromere protein J-like isoform X3 codes for MSSPAGLQAQQSQTKFLDQWMTSSSCAGVILNPSPDLAESLRHSSVWRSRNVNDSFASEFVPLPVSSSSSCLSISSLVHDAESGTELSKQNQLPVDRTLSDRQFAGLQTVASQGLTLPGEMDSMEKFVDQSQDLPLMLKLERLRQWQQHMQEQLKAHQLEELVSLQEEQQRLLGMVHVAQQDGAEISKLTGADWGENTLLGGYPLSHRPPAAKSFPIGPPQGPASSQLWRRGPTFRQPPRGQEQEKDQTLGTEAWSNPHKCHQLNGDADDRGGDEEVALSSHSAPSMTEDYKAYRGDECELDSQERPIKPGIGGQKQTFEALLEEQLRLEEQRLKTTQQQQSPEAAEGASPRANTKRAFLRRGEGLSRFTNRSKAPMPNRGGPQKDPQAKVSTRWTSEPTQKVSQRPPVQRKTAVLNKENRPRDPYSPLLDSVRPEGKTDKLAAVRPRVLGSHQRQNIEMTNCLRPREVISNKVGGTSQPVSRTPAAVTKQFGIEERTGALQRNGSGPSRPDGAAEGKSGVPEYSFELSFQEKLQHWDCDRQKESVELGEFELLEQAAEELSFSSNSSFVMKVLQLDQQHPLQGSRGSCPRRLSSTPIKSPSLPKGVHSWGTSRSGQGTGTSSSESPGVSAVRAKRVMRENSKATDEEEEDEVSNGKHEEISDILFRSSSEFGDREEVARPSYQTTVSSNLWENPLPASNPPYDKRSYQDREGGSSQAEEGGQSDLDDSTLYEDRENGDHEGLLVFDDDDTWNDLEEAGSIVEDDSRTRGTATGNRHTSTATVNDISPSERTLKRKVAVAKGTELERMSVITAANQEPAPPPASQLMARLFPSLKPKTQAPSPPETRKTEDESGQQQSRQLRERLVELELEIERFRTENAALARLRQENEKNQEKLRKECAEFEQRKAEELAKFEEFKREETKKLQKERKVFERHASAARAIPDKRERDEIQAMKKQLSFLQEELKRRESRWSTTHNRLRQQIDSLSSDNSNLKDEVRTMEKLRLSTWRKIGTDSERENDRRERGREGPRPLDSYIALEARCLKLASPPDTVRNSQPQSSISSKGSPSGHSPTTQGGIRGILKRSGPTPAPSPAHSYSSEDRPESLTRSHHPAQSHDPSNNLSPRARGLQTETEVKEQQEPGQDVLTHSDGKMERVLACGGRLIIFPNGTRKEVSADGLTVKVTFFNGDIKQVMADQRVIYYYADAQTTHTTYLDGIEVLQFPNNQTVLISFCREAFP; via the exons ATGTCATCTCCAGCTGGGTTGCAGGCTCAGCAGTCCCAAACAAAGTTCCTTGACCAATGGATGACGAGCAGCTCCTGTGCCGGGGTTATCCTGAACCCCTCCCCGGACCTGGCTGAGTCTCTTCGACACAGCTCTGTCTGGAGATCCCGGAATGTGAATGACTCCTTCGCCTCCGAGTTTGTTCCCCTCCCGGTCTCCAGTAGCAGCAGTTGCCTCAGTATCAGTTCTCTCGTCCATGATGCTGAGTCCGGGACAGAATTGAGCAAACAGAATCAGCTACCAGTGGATAGGACGTTGTCTGACAGACAATTTGCTGGACTGCAGACAGTAGCGTCTCAAGGGTTGACAttacctggagagatggacagtatggagAAGTTTGTAGATCAGTCTCAGGACCTACCCCTAATGCTCAAACTCGAACGG CTGAGGCAGTGGCAGCAGCACATGCAGGAGCAGCTGAAAGCCCACCAGCTAGAGGAACTTGTCAGTCTCCAGGAGGAGCAACAAAGGTTACTGGGCATGGTGCATGTGGCTCAGCAGGATGGAGCAG AGATCTCCAAGTTGACGGGAGCAGACTGGGGAGAGAACACTCTATTGGGGGGCTACCCCCTCTCTCACAGACCCCCAGCAGCCAAGAGTTTCCCTATAGGCCCCCCACAAGGGCCTGCGTCTTCCCAGCTCTGGAGACGGGGGCCTACATTCCGGCAGCCTCCAAGGGGCCAGGAGCAGGAAAAGGACCAAACACTGG GGACAGAAGCATGGAGCAATCCACACAAATGTCATCAGCTGAATGGGGATGCTGATGATAGGGGTGGTGATGAGGAAGTCGCATTATCTTCCCATTCTGCTCCCTCCATGACTGAAGACTACAAAGCATACAGAGGAGATGAATGTGAACTAGATTCACAGGAAAG ACCCATTAAACCAGGGATAGGGGGGCAGAAGCAGACGTTTGAGGCGCTCCTGGAGGAACAGCTGAGACTGGAGGAACAGAGACTGAAGACCACCCAGCAGCAGCAG AGCCCAGAGGCAGCTGAGGGAGCCAGTCCGAGAGCTAATACCAAGAGAGCCTTCCTGAGGCGAGGGGAGGGCCTCTCCAGATTCACCAACCGAAGCAAAGCCCCTATGCCCAACAGAGGGGGACCCCAAAAAGATCCCCAGGCCAAGGTCAGCACCCGTTGGACCTCAGAGCCCACCCAGAAGGTCAGTCAGCGCCCCCCCGTACAGCGCAAGACTGCTGTGCTCAACAAGGAGAACAGACCAAGAGACCCGTACTCACCTCTTCTGGACAGTGTCAGACCAGAGGGCAAGACAGACAAGCTGGCCGCAGTGAGGCCCAGAGTCCTGGGCAGTCATCAGAGACAGAACATTGAGATGACTAACTGTCTAAGGCCAAGGGAGGTGATTAGTAACAAGGTGGGCGGGACTTCTCAACCTGTGAGTAGAACTCCTGCAGCTGTAACTAAACAGTTTGGGattgaggagaggactggagcaCTGCAGAGGAATGGAAGTGGTCCATCGAGACCGGATGGAGCAGCAGAGGGAAAATCAGGTGTTCCGGAGTATTCCTTTGAGCTGTCATTCCAGGAGAAGCTGCAGCATTGGGACTGTGACCGTCAGAAGGAGAGTGTTGAGCTGGGGGAGTTTGAGCTGCTGGAGCAGGCAGCCGAGgaactctccttctcctccaactCATCCTTTGTCATGAAG GTGCTGCAGCTGGACCAGCAACATCCCCTTCAGGGCAGCAGGGGGAGCTGTCCACGACGCCTATCCTCCACGCCCATCAAATCCCCCTCGCTGCCTAAAGGGGTTCACAGCTGGGGCACCAGTAGAAGTGGCCAAGGCACAGGGACCAGCTCATCTGAATCACCAGGAGTATCTGCTGTGAGGGCAAAGAGGGTAATGAGGGAAAACAGCAAAGCCACTGATGAGGAGGAAGAAGATGAAGTGAGCAACGGCAAACATGAGGAAATCTCTGATATCTTGTTCCGCAGCAGCTCTGAATTCGGGGATCGGGAGGAAGTAGCTCGACCGTCATACCAGACTACAGTTTCCAGCAACCTCTGGGAAAACCCGCTCCCTGCATCCAACCCTCCATACGACAAGAGGtcatatcaggacagagagggaggctcAAGCCAGGCAGAGGAGGGCGGGCAGAGTGACCTTGACGACTCCACCCTTTATGAGGACAGAGAAAATGGGGACCACGAGGGTCTGTTGGTGTTTGATGATGATGACACCTGGAACGACCTGGAGGAGGCTGGCAGCATCGTTGAGGACGACAGCAGAACAAGAGGCACTGCAACAGGAAACCGACACACTTCCACAGCAACAGTGAATGACATTTCACCCTCAGAGAGGACACTGAAGAGAAAGGTGGCTGTGGCCAAAGGGACGGAGCTAGAGAGGATGTCTGTTATCACAGCAGCCAACCAGGAGCCAGCTCCTCCTCCCGCTTCCCAGCTCATGGCCAGGCTGTTCCCCTCGCTAAAGCCCAAAACCCAGGCCCCTTCTCCACCAGAAACTAGAAAGACTGAGGACGAATCAG GCCAGCAGCAGTCCAGGCAGCTGAGGGAGAGGCTGGTGGAGCTGGAGCTGGAGATTGAACGTTTCAGGACAGAGAATGCTGCCTTGGCCAGACTCAGACAGGAGAACGAAAAGAACCAGGAGAAACTCCG GAAGGAGTGTGCAGAGTTTGAGCAGCGCAAGGCTGAGGAGCTGGCCAAGTTTGAGGAGTTCAAGAGGGAGGAGACCAAGAAGCTGCAGAAGGAACGCAAGGTGTTTGAGAGGCATGCCTCTGCCGCCAGAGCCATACCAGACAAGAGGGAGCGTGACGAGATCCAG GCCATGAAGAAGCAGCTGAGTTTCCTGCAGGAGGAGTTGAAGCGGAGAGAGAGCCGCTGGTCCACCACACATAACCGTCTCCGGCAGCAGATAGACTCCCTGAGCTCAGACAACAGCAACCTGAAAGACGAGGTCCGCACCATGGAGAAACTACGCCTCAGCACCTGGAGGAAGATTGGGACAGACAGCGAAAGAGAGAacgacaggagggagagggggagggagggacccAGGCCGTTGGACAGTTACATTGCCCTTGAAGCCAGGTGCCTCAAATTGGCA AGTCCTCCTGACACGGTGAGGAACAGCCAACCACAGAGCAGCATCTCCTCTAAAGGCAGCCCATCAGGACACAGCCCCACCACTCAAG GAGGTATCAGGGGCATCCTGAAGAGGTCAGGCCCTACACCAGCACCCAGCCCCGCTCACAGTTACAGCTCAGAGGATAGACCAGAATCTTTGACCAGGAGCCACCACCCAGCACAGAGCCACGACCCCTCAAACAACCTGTCCCCT AGAGCTCGAGGTCTGCAGACTGAGACAGAGGTCAAAGAGCAACAAGAGCCAGGTCAAGATGTCCTCACCCACTCTGATGGAAAG ATGGAGAGGGTTCTGGCCTGTGGAGGGAGACTCATCATCTTTCCCAATGGGACCAGGAAGGAGGTGTCAGCGGACGGACTGACAGTCAAAGTCACCTTCTTCAACGGGGACATCAAGCAGGTCATGGCTGACCAGAGAGTG ATCTACTACTATGCGGATGCCCAGACCACTCACACCACCTATCTTGACGGCATCGAGGTTCTGCAGTTCCCCAACAACCAGACTG TCCTCATTTCTTTCTGCAGAGAAGCATTTCCCTGA